Proteins encoded together in one Pseudoalteromonas xiamenensis window:
- a CDS encoding PA3496 family putative envelope integrity protein, translating into MGKTFSYDALEDEGFVSDDLGDSGRNQQDKHKRKIKKRLDDYLEQKRLRKNLGEDDFDYLDDDY; encoded by the coding sequence GTGGGTAAAACATTTTCTTATGATGCGCTTGAAGATGAAGGTTTTGTCAGTGACGATTTAGGCGATAGTGGCCGTAATCAACAGGACAAACATAAGCGAAAAATCAAGAAAAGACTCGATGATTATCTAGAGCAAAAGCGTTTACGCAAGAACTTAGGCGAAGATGACTTTGACTATTTAGATGACGATTACTAG